The Xiphophorus maculatus strain JP 163 A chromosome 23, X_maculatus-5.0-male, whole genome shotgun sequence genome contains a region encoding:
- the LOC106699880 gene encoding centrosome and spindle pole-associated protein 1-like isoform X1, with protein MDDELENFIRERKARVAEDKASLEKDPPYMEMRAKPCRAYGSTVKENIPPKITIQGKDESCSVGLPLGAEYEKKKHRLQHELRMDYRRYMAQLQPDLRKNGNSHFVTGLVIGAADTNEALQRKKERYRQELQEQIAEQLRNKKREKDLELKVAATGANDPEKLPDRIRQLGLSRREGPVMTEPSATAESGSPSRTTASVEGAAIRGRDIPDAAFQSPLLEYSSALGLGEGHLSPSSQHSSLTHRNNAFLPQPPSSLREAYRTPYEEPHQYYGNRNLLDPNMGYYGHFPSPNAKIPTSYWNVPPGGAVPSQLGNHSPQSQHSGYSFPEPPLQCRSESAVADFPSERSRCSRERILSYRDALKQQIQEQQERRRLEREERERLEAQLEADMKNHEPWGRGGGGAPLRDTMGNLIADLKQMHKLNEEAYSNPELWQRRATAAMTTRLAEQPHPAARVTQSSSYDSADRLPGFTHVQTSQFARGKVFASQPSELQLQEQDKYKAYLKQQIDEKMRKKAEERERMRLEEEKEERRLAEQRAHIQREYEEEQEKKKRKEMEQKAKNEELIQLAEQRRKEAERKKKEAEEKERADLRRQYERERQARVAEVQREPSPPIPTLQRKHGRCLQHASRPATVHSHTSTSPLSERLSSGLQSPPVPARRNQLRAAGDHRDLFSELSALRRQLRSEQKRLESDLQRGNLEEPDSPVNIRDRERPAVDVFDMARLRLQAPVRRPNSRNTEPRNLLRIHDSLQLKYTDRESRTGSGEDAKLEEVGVASTRRRDYRDSYHHHSSHRSTVQDDYLDLSPPEQNDYLRSVSGASRRGFLLESESAFMDPLGGASPVPPTPEQDRIRQLSARERRRLAKQAQRPQERAASVQRSYPDPSGGRLNLEEAGREVRSRNRTEPLDGSGDESSPLQSSPLSLNRESSEETVTTDSWIGPGKSDALKSLDLASRRKRQAT; from the exons CTCCAACCTGACCTCCGAAAAAACGGGAACAGTCACTTTGTGACTGGACTTGTAATAG GAGCGGCCGACACAAATGAGGCTTTGCAGAGAAAGAAGGAGCGCTACAggcaggagctgcaggagcagatAGCTGAGCAGCTCCGCAACAAGAAGAG GGAAAAGGATCTGGAGCTGAAGGTTGCTGCGACAGGAGCGAACGACCCTGAGAAACTG CCGGACCGAATCAGACAGTTGGGTCTGAGCAGGAGGGAAGGTCCTGTTATGACTGAGCCTTCAGCGACCGCAGAGAGCGGCTCGCCATCCAGAACCACAGCCAGTGTGGAGGGAGCTGCCATCAGAGGGAGGGACATCCCAGACGCTGCCTTCCAGTCCCCTCTGCTGGAGTACAGCTCCGCTCTGGGCCTGGGGGAAGGACATCTGTCTCCCAGCAGCCAGCACAGCAGCCTGACACACAG AAACAACGCCTTCCTCCCTCAGCCGCCCTCTTCGCTAAGGGAAGCTTACAGAACCCCATACGAAGAACCCCATCAGTACTACGGAAACAGGAACCTGCTTGACCCAAATATGGGCTATT ATGGACATTTTCCTTCTCCTAATGCTAAGATCCCCACGTCCTACTGGAATGTGCCACCAGGGGGAGCTGTGCCCAGCCAGTTGGGGAACCACAGTCCTCAAAGCCAGCATAGTGGCtacagttttccagagcctccGTTACA GTGCCGCAGTGAATCTGCTGTTGCAGACTTTCCCTCAGAGAGGTCCAGGTGCTCCAGGGAAAGGATTCTGAGCTACAGAGATGCTCTGAAACAACAG ATCCAGGAGCAACAAGAGCGCCGGCGTctggagagagaggagagggagcGCTTGGAGGCCCAGCTGGAGGCCGACATGAAAAACCACGAGCCCTGGGGGAGAGGCGGGGGAGGAGCTCCTCTGAGGGACACCATGGGCAATCTCATCG CCGACCTCAAGCAGATGCACAAGCTGAACGAAGAGGCTTACAGCAACCCGGAGCTGTGGCAGAGGAGAGCCACGGCTGCCATGACGACCCGCCTGGCAGAGCAGCCTCACCCTGCTGCCAGGGTCACACAGAGCAGCAGCTACGACTCTGCTGACAGGCTGCCTG GCTTCACTCATGTCCAGACCTCCCAGTTTGCCAGAGGTAAAGTTTTTGCCAGTCAGCCCAGTGAGCTCCAGCTCCAGGAACAGGACAAGTACAAAGCTTATCTCAAGCAGCAG ATTGACGAGAAAATGCGTAAAAAAGCAGAGGAGAGGGAACGGATGAgactggaggaggagaaggaggagaggaggctgGCGGAGCAGAGGGCCCACATCCAGCGGGAGTacgaggaggagcaggagaagaagaaacggAAAGAAATGGAG CAAAAGGCCAAGAACGAGGAGCTGATCCAGCTGGCCgaacagaggaggaaggaagcggagaggaagaagaaggaggcGGAAGAGAAGGAGCGCGCCGATCTGAGGAGGCAGTATGAGCGAGAGAGGCAGGCCAGAGTGGCCGAG GTGCAGAGAGAGCCTTCTCCTCCTATCCCgaccctgcagaggaaacacggACGATGCCTGCAGCACGCCTCCCGACCCGCCACTGTCCACTCCCACACCTCCACCTCTCCCCTGTCT gagCGATTGTCATCAGGTCTTCAGTCCCCTCCTGTTCCCGCTCGTAGGAACCAGCTCAGAGCTGCAG GAGACCACCGCGACCTGTTCAGTGAGCTGTCGGCGTTGCGTCGGCAGCTCCGCAGCGAACAGAAACGCCTGGAGAGCGATCTGCAGCGGGGGAACTTGGAGGAGCCGGACTCGCCCGTGAATATCAG AGATCGGGAGCGTCCGGCGGTGGACGTGTTCGACATGGCTCGGCTCAGGCTCCAGGCTCCAGTCCGAAGGCCAAACTCCCGAAACACAGAGCCCAGAAATCTACTGCGTATCCATGACTCCCTTCAGCTGAAATACACAG ACAGAGAGTCGAGGACGGGTTCTGGAGAGGACGCCAAACTGGAGGAAGTGGGCGTGGCCAGTACGAGGAGGCGGGACTACAGAGACTCCTATCATCACCACAGCAGCCACAGATCTACTGTCCAGGATG ATTATTTAGACCTGTCTCCACCTGAGCAAAATGACTATCTG AGGAGTGTGAGCGGTGCATCCAGAAGAGGTTTCCTGCTCGAGTCTGAGAGCGCTTTCATGG ACCCCCTGGGTGGGGCTTCTCCGGTGCCCCCAACTCCAGAGCAGGACAGGATCCGTCAGCTGTCGGCCAGGGAGAGGAGGAGACTGGCCAAGCAGGCACAGCGCCCCCAG GAACGAGCTGCTTCCGTTCAGAGGAGTTACCCCGACCCTTCAGGTGGCAGGCTGAACCTGGAGGAGGCAGGAAGGGAGGTCAGGAGCCGGAACAGGACAG aacCTCTGGACGGGTCGGGCGACGAGTCCTCTCCTCTTCAGTCGTCTCCTCTCAGTCTGAACCGCGAGAGCTCCGAGGAAACCGTCACCACAGACTCCTGGATCGGACCAGGAAAGTCGGACGCGCTGAAAAGTTTGGACCTAGCGTCCAGGAGGAAGCGGCAGGCTACATAG
- the LOC106699880 gene encoding centrosome and spindle pole associated protein 1-like isoform X2 → MDDELENFIRERKARVAEDKASLEKDPPYMEMRAKPCRAYGSTVKENIPPKITIQGKDESCSVGLPLGAEYEKKKHRLQHELRMDYRRYMAQLQPDLRKNGNSHFVTGLVIGAADTNEALQRKKERYRQELQEQIAEQLRNKKREKDLELKVAATGANDPEKLPDRIRQLGLSRREGPVMTEPSATAESGSPSRTTASVEGAAIRGRDIPDAAFQSPLLEYSSALGLGEGHLSPSSQHSSLTHRNNAFLPQPPSSLREAYRTPYEEPHQYYGNRNLLDPNMGYYGHFPSPNAKIPTSYWNVPPGGAVPSQLGNHSPQSQHSGYSFPEPPLQCRSESAVADFPSERSRCSRERILSYRDALKQQIQEQQERRRLEREERERLEAQLEADMKNHEPWGRGGGGAPLRDTMGNLIADLKQMHKLNEEAYSNPELWQRRATAAMTTRLAEQPHPAARVTQSSSYDSADRLPGFTHVQTSQFARGKVFASQPSELQLQEQDKYKAYLKQQIDEKMRKKAEERERMRLEEEKEERRLAEQRAHIQREYEEEQEKKKRKEMEQKAKNEELIQLAEQRRKEAERKKKEAEEKERADLRRQYERERQARVAEVQREPSPPIPTLQRKHGRCLQHASRPATVHSHTSTSPLSERLSSGLQSPPVPARRNQLRAAGDHRDLFSELSALRRQLRSEQKRLESDLQRGNLEEPDSPVNIRDRERPAVDVFDMARLRLQAPVRRPNSRNTEPRNLLRIHDSLQLKYTDRESRTGSGEDAKLEEVGVASTRRRDYRDSYHHHSSHRSTVQDDYLDLSPPEQNDYLRSVSGASRRGFLLESESAFMDPLGGASPVPPTPEQDRIRQLSARERRRLAKQAQRPQERAASVQRSYPDPSGGRLNLEEAGREVRSRNRTGQLMQNLWTGRATSPLLFSRLLSV, encoded by the exons CTCCAACCTGACCTCCGAAAAAACGGGAACAGTCACTTTGTGACTGGACTTGTAATAG GAGCGGCCGACACAAATGAGGCTTTGCAGAGAAAGAAGGAGCGCTACAggcaggagctgcaggagcagatAGCTGAGCAGCTCCGCAACAAGAAGAG GGAAAAGGATCTGGAGCTGAAGGTTGCTGCGACAGGAGCGAACGACCCTGAGAAACTG CCGGACCGAATCAGACAGTTGGGTCTGAGCAGGAGGGAAGGTCCTGTTATGACTGAGCCTTCAGCGACCGCAGAGAGCGGCTCGCCATCCAGAACCACAGCCAGTGTGGAGGGAGCTGCCATCAGAGGGAGGGACATCCCAGACGCTGCCTTCCAGTCCCCTCTGCTGGAGTACAGCTCCGCTCTGGGCCTGGGGGAAGGACATCTGTCTCCCAGCAGCCAGCACAGCAGCCTGACACACAG AAACAACGCCTTCCTCCCTCAGCCGCCCTCTTCGCTAAGGGAAGCTTACAGAACCCCATACGAAGAACCCCATCAGTACTACGGAAACAGGAACCTGCTTGACCCAAATATGGGCTATT ATGGACATTTTCCTTCTCCTAATGCTAAGATCCCCACGTCCTACTGGAATGTGCCACCAGGGGGAGCTGTGCCCAGCCAGTTGGGGAACCACAGTCCTCAAAGCCAGCATAGTGGCtacagttttccagagcctccGTTACA GTGCCGCAGTGAATCTGCTGTTGCAGACTTTCCCTCAGAGAGGTCCAGGTGCTCCAGGGAAAGGATTCTGAGCTACAGAGATGCTCTGAAACAACAG ATCCAGGAGCAACAAGAGCGCCGGCGTctggagagagaggagagggagcGCTTGGAGGCCCAGCTGGAGGCCGACATGAAAAACCACGAGCCCTGGGGGAGAGGCGGGGGAGGAGCTCCTCTGAGGGACACCATGGGCAATCTCATCG CCGACCTCAAGCAGATGCACAAGCTGAACGAAGAGGCTTACAGCAACCCGGAGCTGTGGCAGAGGAGAGCCACGGCTGCCATGACGACCCGCCTGGCAGAGCAGCCTCACCCTGCTGCCAGGGTCACACAGAGCAGCAGCTACGACTCTGCTGACAGGCTGCCTG GCTTCACTCATGTCCAGACCTCCCAGTTTGCCAGAGGTAAAGTTTTTGCCAGTCAGCCCAGTGAGCTCCAGCTCCAGGAACAGGACAAGTACAAAGCTTATCTCAAGCAGCAG ATTGACGAGAAAATGCGTAAAAAAGCAGAGGAGAGGGAACGGATGAgactggaggaggagaaggaggagaggaggctgGCGGAGCAGAGGGCCCACATCCAGCGGGAGTacgaggaggagcaggagaagaagaaacggAAAGAAATGGAG CAAAAGGCCAAGAACGAGGAGCTGATCCAGCTGGCCgaacagaggaggaaggaagcggagaggaagaagaaggaggcGGAAGAGAAGGAGCGCGCCGATCTGAGGAGGCAGTATGAGCGAGAGAGGCAGGCCAGAGTGGCCGAG GTGCAGAGAGAGCCTTCTCCTCCTATCCCgaccctgcagaggaaacacggACGATGCCTGCAGCACGCCTCCCGACCCGCCACTGTCCACTCCCACACCTCCACCTCTCCCCTGTCT gagCGATTGTCATCAGGTCTTCAGTCCCCTCCTGTTCCCGCTCGTAGGAACCAGCTCAGAGCTGCAG GAGACCACCGCGACCTGTTCAGTGAGCTGTCGGCGTTGCGTCGGCAGCTCCGCAGCGAACAGAAACGCCTGGAGAGCGATCTGCAGCGGGGGAACTTGGAGGAGCCGGACTCGCCCGTGAATATCAG AGATCGGGAGCGTCCGGCGGTGGACGTGTTCGACATGGCTCGGCTCAGGCTCCAGGCTCCAGTCCGAAGGCCAAACTCCCGAAACACAGAGCCCAGAAATCTACTGCGTATCCATGACTCCCTTCAGCTGAAATACACAG ACAGAGAGTCGAGGACGGGTTCTGGAGAGGACGCCAAACTGGAGGAAGTGGGCGTGGCCAGTACGAGGAGGCGGGACTACAGAGACTCCTATCATCACCACAGCAGCCACAGATCTACTGTCCAGGATG ATTATTTAGACCTGTCTCCACCTGAGCAAAATGACTATCTG AGGAGTGTGAGCGGTGCATCCAGAAGAGGTTTCCTGCTCGAGTCTGAGAGCGCTTTCATGG ACCCCCTGGGTGGGGCTTCTCCGGTGCCCCCAACTCCAGAGCAGGACAGGATCCGTCAGCTGTCGGCCAGGGAGAGGAGGAGACTGGCCAAGCAGGCACAGCGCCCCCAG GAACGAGCTGCTTCCGTTCAGAGGAGTTACCCCGACCCTTCAGGTGGCAGGCTGAACCTGGAGGAGGCAGGAAGGGAGGTCAGGAGCCGGAACAGGACAGGTCAGCTGATGCAG aacCTCTGGACGGGTCGGGCGACGAGTCCTCTCCTCTTCAGTCGTCTCCTCTCAGTCTGA